A DNA window from Janibacter sp. A1S7 contains the following coding sequences:
- the lgt gene encoding prolipoprotein diacylglyceryl transferase, with amino-acid sequence MAPGALPSPTTAAIELGPLTIHAYALCILAGIAVAIWMGDRRLRDRGAEEGVVLDVAMWAVPFGIIGGRLYHVVTTPQPYFGEDGTPLDALKIWQGGLGIWGAVALGAVGAWIGLRSTGVRFLDFTDAVAPGVLIAQGIGRWGNWFNNEIYGEPTDLPWGLEIHRFDAASGQAVVDAAGDPVVLGTFQPTFLYESLFLFALAIVLLVVDRRVVLARGQVFALYVAGYPAGRLFIEMMRTDAANTILGLRVNIWVSVIVFTLGVVMFRIFGRRERARA; translated from the coding sequence ATCGCCCCCGGGGCGCTCCCTTCGCCCACGACGGCCGCCATCGAGCTCGGCCCACTGACCATCCACGCCTACGCCCTGTGCATCCTCGCCGGGATCGCCGTGGCGATCTGGATGGGGGACCGGCGGCTGCGCGATCGTGGCGCCGAGGAGGGCGTCGTCCTCGATGTGGCCATGTGGGCCGTGCCCTTCGGCATCATCGGTGGCCGGCTCTACCACGTCGTCACCACGCCCCAGCCGTACTTCGGGGAGGACGGCACCCCGCTGGACGCGCTGAAGATCTGGCAGGGCGGACTCGGCATCTGGGGCGCGGTCGCCCTCGGCGCCGTGGGGGCCTGGATCGGACTGCGCTCGACCGGGGTCCGCTTCCTCGACTTCACCGACGCCGTCGCACCGGGCGTGCTCATCGCCCAGGGGATCGGCCGCTGGGGCAACTGGTTCAACAACGAGATCTACGGTGAGCCCACTGATCTCCCGTGGGGTCTGGAGATCCACCGCTTCGATGCGGCGTCCGGCCAGGCGGTGGTGGATGCAGCGGGGGACCCGGTCGTCCTCGGCACCTTCCAACCGACCTTCCTCTACGAGTCACTCTTCCTGTTCGCGCTGGCGATCGTGCTCCTGGTCGTCGACCGTCGAGTCGTGCTGGCGCGCGGGCAGGTCTTCGCGCTCTACGTCGCCGGCTATCCGGCGGGCCGGTTGTTCATCGAGATGATGCGAACGGACGCGGCGAACACGATCCTGGGACTGCGCGTGAATATCTGGGTGAGTGTGATCGTCTTCACGTTGGGAGTCGTCATGTTCCGGATTTTCGGGAGGCGCGAGCGCGCCCGCGCCTGA
- a CDS encoding DsbA family protein translates to MSNQDRKAKAQAAAKGTGGGANAVIVGGIVLIVAIVLVVGAVVVNAVRDSGGVDALPQGVTKGEPVEPYADADPAKDAPVVDIYEDFRCPACKAFEQYEGETVTQLAQDGKIRLRVHLMTLIDNNVGGESSAIAGSSALCAANQGKWTEYHEALFALQPQQETADGFPDAAYTQAAERAGLTGDGLDEWQQCTDEHTYVDYVQSVDDAAVESGIKGTPTVEVDGTPFNWGSVIDQQTGEVDTDTLKQILTSGDVPEDMVARQ, encoded by the coding sequence GTGAGCAACCAGGACCGCAAGGCCAAGGCGCAGGCCGCAGCCAAGGGCACCGGCGGCGGGGCCAATGCCGTCATCGTCGGTGGGATCGTCCTCATCGTGGCCATCGTCCTCGTCGTCGGCGCCGTCGTCGTCAACGCCGTGCGCGACTCCGGCGGCGTGGACGCGCTGCCGCAGGGCGTGACCAAGGGCGAGCCCGTCGAGCCCTACGCGGACGCCGATCCGGCCAAGGACGCGCCCGTCGTCGACATCTACGAGGACTTCCGCTGCCCCGCGTGCAAGGCCTTCGAGCAGTACGAGGGAGAGACCGTCACCCAGCTGGCCCAGGACGGGAAGATCCGACTGCGGGTGCACCTGATGACCCTCATCGACAACAATGTCGGTGGCGAGTCGTCGGCGATCGCCGGTTCGAGCGCCCTCTGCGCCGCGAACCAGGGCAAGTGGACCGAGTACCACGAGGCGCTGTTCGCGTTGCAGCCGCAGCAGGAGACCGCTGACGGCTTCCCCGACGCCGCCTACACGCAGGCTGCGGAGCGAGCCGGCCTCACGGGCGACGGGCTCGACGAGTGGCAGCAGTGCACCGACGAGCACACCTACGTGGACTACGTCCAGAGCGTCGACGACGCCGCGGTGGAGTCCGGGATCAAGGGGACACCGACGGTGGAGGTCGACGGGACGCCGTTCAACTGGGGCAGCGTGATCGACCAGCAGACCGGAGAGGTGGACACCGACACCCTGAAGCAGATCCTCACCAGCGGTGACGTGCCCGAGGACATGGTGGCCCGGCAGTGA
- a CDS encoding MauE/DoxX family redox-associated membrane protein codes for MSRQRLPDLVGLAARLALGGVLLVAGGLKLGNPRGAARAVQGYDVMPFEVAKYIGYALPWIEVIIGLLLVLGLFTRINALLGTLLMAAFVIGIAQAWARGLTIDCGCFGGGGDVAADETRYGQEIARDLGLALCGVWLLVRPRTALSLDRYLFADVKEHT; via the coding sequence ATGAGCAGACAGCGTCTCCCGGACCTCGTGGGTCTGGCGGCCCGACTCGCCCTCGGCGGGGTCCTCCTCGTCGCGGGTGGGTTGAAGCTCGGCAATCCCCGAGGGGCCGCGCGCGCAGTCCAGGGCTACGACGTCATGCCCTTCGAGGTGGCCAAGTACATCGGATACGCCCTGCCCTGGATCGAGGTCATCATCGGGCTGCTCCTCGTCCTCGGTCTCTTCACCCGGATCAACGCGCTCCTGGGCACGCTGCTCATGGCCGCCTTCGTCATCGGCATCGCCCAGGCGTGGGCCCGGGGACTGACCATCGACTGCGGCTGCTTCGGCGGTGGCGGCGACGTGGCGGCCGACGAGACGAGATACGGGCAGGAGATCGCCCGCGACCTCGGTCTCGCCCTCTGCGGGGTGTGGCTCCTCGTCCGGCCACGCACCGCCCTCAGTCTTGATCGATACCTCTTCGCCGACGTGAAGGAGCACACGTGA
- the trpA gene encoding tryptophan synthase subunit alpha, with translation MSASPGLADVFARCRDEGRAALIGYLPVGYPSVEGSIDAVRTLAEAGADIVEVGMPYSDPVMDGPVIQRAATEALAKGVHVDDVFRAVSAAREAGAVPVVMSYWNLVLRRGVDRYAADLAAAGGAGIITPDLIPEEAGEWRTASERHGLDRIFLVAPSSTTERIAAVTGATSGFVYTASTMGVTGARGSVGGAASALVARVRATTDLPLCVGLGVSTGSQAAEVASFADGVIVGSALVSTMLDRAPEEGLAALRDLTRELAEGVRGRA, from the coding sequence ATGAGCGCCTCCCCGGGGCTGGCCGACGTCTTCGCCCGGTGTCGCGACGAGGGCCGTGCTGCACTGATCGGCTACCTGCCCGTCGGGTACCCGAGCGTCGAGGGTTCCATCGACGCGGTGCGCACCCTGGCCGAGGCCGGTGCTGACATCGTCGAGGTCGGCATGCCCTACAGCGACCCGGTCATGGACGGCCCGGTCATCCAGCGCGCCGCCACCGAGGCACTGGCGAAGGGGGTCCACGTCGACGACGTCTTCCGGGCCGTCTCGGCGGCCAGGGAGGCCGGAGCAGTTCCGGTGGTCATGTCCTACTGGAACCTCGTCCTGCGCCGGGGAGTCGACCGCTACGCTGCCGACCTCGCTGCCGCCGGCGGCGCGGGGATCATCACCCCGGACCTCATCCCGGAGGAAGCGGGGGAGTGGCGCACCGCGAGCGAGCGGCACGGGCTCGACCGCATCTTCCTCGTCGCACCGAGCTCGACGACCGAGCGCATCGCCGCGGTCACCGGCGCGACGAGCGGGTTCGTCTACACCGCCTCGACGATGGGCGTCACCGGTGCCCGCGGGAGCGTGGGAGGTGCGGCGTCGGCTCTGGTCGCACGTGTCCGGGCGACGACCGACCTGCCGCTCTGCGTGGGTCTCGGAGTCAGCACGGGCTCCCAGGCCGCCGAGGTGGCCTCCTTCGCCGACGGAGTCATCGTGGGCTCCGCCCTGGTGAGCACCATGCTCGATCGTGCCCCCGAGGAGGGGCTGGCAGCGCTGCGCGACCTCACCCGGGAACTGGCGGAGGGCGTGCGGGGACGCGCATGA
- the trpB gene encoding tryptophan synthase subunit beta, with the protein MSEQQQPTPGRFGAFGGRYVPEALIPALEELDEARLKAMVDPDFLDELARLHRTYTGRPSIITEVPRFAEHAGGARIILKREDLNHTGSHKINNVLAQALLTKRMGKQRVIAETGAGQHGVATATAAALMGLECTVYMGRVDTERQALNVARMRVLGATVVPVEHGSATLKDAINEAMRDWVTNVEHTHYVLGTVTGPHPFPEMVRDFHRIIGEEAREQVLELTGRLPDAVIACVGGGSNAMGIFHRFVGDEAVRLVGVEAGGEGIETGRHAARFATAEPGVLHGAMSYLMQDEEGQTLETHSVSAGLDYPSVGPEHSFLRDSGRAEYRYATDEQVMHAFELLCRTEGIIPALESAHALSAALDIGRELGPEAVLLVNLSGRGDKDMHTVAEWFGLVDGDEGDQA; encoded by the coding sequence ATGAGCGAGCAGCAGCAGCCCACACCGGGACGATTCGGCGCCTTCGGTGGGCGCTACGTGCCCGAGGCGCTGATCCCCGCGCTCGAAGAGCTGGACGAGGCCCGCCTGAAGGCCATGGTCGACCCCGACTTCCTCGACGAGCTGGCCCGGCTGCACCGCACCTACACGGGCCGGCCGAGCATCATCACCGAGGTCCCCCGCTTCGCCGAGCACGCCGGGGGGGCGCGGATCATCCTCAAGCGCGAGGACCTCAACCACACCGGCAGCCACAAGATCAACAACGTCCTTGCCCAGGCCCTGCTGACCAAGCGCATGGGCAAGCAGCGCGTCATCGCCGAGACGGGTGCCGGCCAGCACGGTGTCGCGACCGCGACGGCGGCGGCGCTCATGGGCCTGGAGTGCACGGTCTACATGGGTCGCGTCGACACCGAACGCCAGGCGCTCAACGTCGCCCGCATGCGGGTCCTCGGGGCCACCGTCGTGCCGGTCGAGCACGGCAGCGCCACTCTCAAGGACGCGATCAACGAGGCCATGCGCGACTGGGTGACCAATGTCGAGCACACCCACTACGTCCTGGGCACGGTCACCGGCCCCCACCCCTTCCCCGAGATGGTCCGTGACTTCCACAGGATCATCGGAGAGGAGGCCCGCGAGCAGGTCCTCGAGCTGACCGGACGTCTCCCGGACGCCGTCATCGCCTGCGTCGGCGGCGGGTCCAACGCCATGGGCATCTTCCACCGGTTCGTCGGCGACGAGGCGGTCCGTCTCGTCGGCGTCGAGGCCGGTGGCGAGGGCATCGAGACCGGACGGCACGCGGCGCGCTTCGCGACGGCCGAGCCCGGCGTGCTCCACGGAGCGATGAGCTACCTCATGCAGGACGAGGAGGGCCAGACCCTCGAGACGCACTCCGTCTCCGCAGGACTGGACTACCCGAGCGTCGGTCCGGAGCACTCGTTCCTGCGCGATTCGGGCCGGGCGGAGTACCGCTACGCCACGGATGAGCAGGTGATGCACGCCTTCGAGCTGCTGTGTCGCACCGAGGGCATCATCCCGGCACTCGAGTCGGCGCACGCCCTGTCCGCGGCGCTCGACATCGGCCGGGAACTCGGTCCCGAGGCCGTCCTGCTCGTCAATCTCTCCGGCCGCGGCGACAAGGACATGCACACGGTCGCCGAGTGGTTCGGGCTGGTCGACGGTGACGAGGGAGATCAGGCATGA
- the trpC gene encoding indole-3-glycerol phosphate synthase TrpC, with amino-acid sequence MPTVLDQIIDGVREDLAGREARLPLEQLQRQCDGMPAPRDAQALLRRPGLSVIAEVKRKSPSKGDLSRIPDPAALASAYAEGGATAISVLTEERRFSGSLDDLSAVRAAVDLPVLRKDFMVSEYQVWEARARGADIVLLIVAALDDARLASLMALAGRLGMTCLVEVHDEAEATRAVDLGATVIGVNNRNLKTLEVHHDTFARLAPLIPQACVRVAESGVQGPEDARLFARAGADAVLVGEALVIGGDPAAGVRSMIEAGATR; translated from the coding sequence ATGCCCACTGTCCTCGACCAGATCATCGACGGTGTCCGTGAGGACCTGGCCGGGCGCGAGGCCCGGCTCCCGCTCGAGCAGCTCCAGCGACAGTGCGACGGCATGCCGGCGCCACGCGATGCCCAGGCCCTGCTGCGGCGTCCGGGCCTGTCCGTCATCGCCGAGGTGAAGCGCAAGAGCCCGAGCAAGGGCGATCTGTCCCGCATCCCCGACCCGGCGGCGTTGGCGAGCGCCTACGCCGAGGGTGGGGCCACAGCCATCTCGGTGCTCACCGAGGAGCGGCGTTTCTCCGGGTCGCTGGACGACCTCAGCGCCGTCCGCGCCGCCGTCGACCTGCCCGTGCTGCGCAAGGACTTCATGGTGAGCGAGTACCAGGTCTGGGAGGCTCGCGCCCGGGGCGCCGACATCGTCCTGCTCATCGTCGCGGCCCTCGACGACGCGCGTCTGGCCTCGTTGATGGCTCTGGCCGGAAGGCTCGGCATGACCTGCCTGGTCGAGGTCCACGACGAGGCGGAGGCAACCCGCGCGGTCGACCTCGGGGCCACGGTGATCGGGGTCAACAACCGCAACCTCAAGACCCTCGAGGTCCACCACGACACCTTTGCCCGGCTGGCTCCGCTCATCCCGCAGGCATGCGTGCGGGTCGCCGAGTCCGGGGTGCAGGGGCCCGAGGACGCGCGGCTCTTCGCCCGTGCCGGTGCCGACGCCGTCCTCGTCGGAGAGGCCCTCGTGATCGGGGGAGACCCCGCGGCGGGTGTGCGCAGCATGATCGAGGCGGGAGCCACGCGATGA
- a CDS encoding Trp biosynthesis-associated membrane protein encodes MSRLTRKPAVVLLAIAAGIIMLAAGRADWITGTVDGPAGPVRAIAVGSEAAPGLAGLALVAMAAAVAATTSGRIARWISILAMVGVGVGVSALSVRAVLSAPEVLGAVAAEGSGTTGTLEATGSASAWPWVAVAGAVLLLVAAAGAVVGGRRWGALGGRYERPAGDGATQVGGARGERVDSDWDRVTRGDDPSVD; translated from the coding sequence ATGAGCCGGCTCACGCGCAAGCCCGCCGTGGTGCTGCTCGCGATCGCCGCCGGGATCATCATGCTGGCGGCCGGTCGCGCGGACTGGATCACGGGGACCGTCGACGGCCCGGCCGGTCCCGTCCGGGCGATCGCGGTCGGGAGCGAGGCGGCGCCCGGCCTGGCCGGTCTTGCGCTCGTCGCGATGGCTGCCGCGGTCGCCGCGACGACCTCCGGTCGGATCGCCCGGTGGATCAGCATCCTGGCCATGGTCGGGGTCGGGGTCGGGGTCAGCGCACTGTCGGTGCGCGCGGTACTGAGTGCGCCCGAGGTGCTCGGGGCCGTCGCCGCCGAGGGCTCCGGCACCACGGGCACCCTCGAGGCCACCGGATCCGCCAGCGCCTGGCCGTGGGTCGCCGTCGCCGGCGCCGTGCTGCTGCTGGTCGCCGCGGCCGGGGCCGTCGTGGGCGGCCGCCGGTGGGGCGCGCTCGGTGGCAGGTACGAGCGGCCGGCCGGTGACGGGGCCACCCAGGTGGGTGGTGCGCGTGGTGAGCGCGTCGACTCCGACTGGGACCGGGTCACACGCGGGGACGACCCGAGCGTCGACTAG